The Myotis daubentonii chromosome 1, mMyoDau2.1, whole genome shotgun sequence genome includes the window ACCCATTGTCTGGTTTCATATGAGACCCACACATTCtatgctatgaaaaaaaaaagaaaagaaacaataagGAAACAAGAATGCAGCTTCCCACTAACATATTGTGATCCACTAGGCAGAAAATATACTTTATGCTTTGTTTCTCTGGATAAATGTAGATAAAAGTTTAAATAGAGTAATTTTGTTTTCTGAGTTTCTTTATGTCAGTGTATTTTCCCCAAAGATCTTTTTTCTCTCTGGGGGCCTTAAATTCCTAAATGTTCACTGGGCAAGTAGATGCTAAATCCATTGAAGTAGATCCCCAATTCCAAGGCCTCCATAGGCATTGTTTGGACAAGATAGGAGTGTCTCTGGTGACCAAATCAGCCAGATTAACCAATTCCAGGACATGACCACTTTCAAGGAAGTCGGGCTGACTGACTGTACCCACCAGTCTTAACCTACCTGGATCATGATGTcctggtggtggcaggaacctagGCAAAGAGATGGACCTGCTCATGCCTTAGCTGGTGGGAAGTTCCCCCAAGGGTGGCCCTGCCCAAGCTTTTGCCTAGCCTAGGCCCCAGGGGAACCAGTCACCTCTGCTACTTCCATCCCAGCCCTGATGTCTCCTGGGATCTGGGAGCATTTTCAGTAGAAACGCCTCTGGTGGGCTCTGACCGGGTATCCCAGCAAAGGGAAGTACAATTTGAGTTTGGACCAGTGCAGGCCACACACACTTTGTTCCATATCCGGGCCCAGATACCCAGGCTTTGAGAGGCAGGCTCCCATTGTGACCACCTTTCGCCCGGGGCTGAGGCTTGGCGCTGACCCGGTCGTAACTGCCAAGAGCCTGACAATGGGCACATCTGTCCTTTCTCTGAGGGATGAAAGCACCTAAGCGGACACGGCTCTGCCTTTtgttgcagattttttttttctttcctttgtaaatGAAAGAAAGCCGCGGCATGTGGCGGCCGGGtgtacatcccacactgggggCCGCCCCACGCGTCCCCACCAGGCCCAAGGACCAAGTTCGATTCCAGATTGGAGCGTGATTGTGAGAAGCGGACAATTACGCCCGAAgctgaattgatttttaaatctggAGGCTTCTCACGCGGACGCCAGGAAGAGGGCGTCCCTGCGGGCCAAGCAGAGACCCGAGCGCCTGGTCCACCCTGCGGGTATCAGTCCTTCCCGCGAGCAGTGGCTTCTGGGCGCTTGACCAGGAGGGCCAAGGAGAAGTCACAGGAACGGGCTGGGCCACCAGCACCCAGAAGTTAACCTGGGAACCCAGCAGGGCACTCCcgctccaacacacacacacacacacacacacacacacacacacacacacacacacacacgacttcGGAAGCAGACGCGCCGACTTAATTGTCAGCCGAGCCAGAGGAGGAACCAGCCGGCAGGAGACAGCCAGGTATGGGCCGGGCTGGGACTCTCGGCACCGAGCGCTCCTCTCCCACATCGTGGAGGAGGACAGAGGGGTGGGCAGAGGAGTATCAAGAAGGTCCGAGCGTTCTGGgtcagcagccacagagctgaccGAAGCCTTTAAGCTATTTGTTCCCTGCGGATGGGAAAACGTGGACTCCCCGAATCCCTCCGGAAAGTAAAGCGTAGCGGGCCAGGGTGGTGGGCGTGGTGGCAGCCTCAGCATCCCGGGCAAACTGCGCCGGGCGGCAGCAGCTGGAGAGAGCGCCGACGGCTCTTCGGCGCACCACCCGGGAGGAAAGCCCAGCCAGTgcagccaggggctgggaggagagcgccccccgcccccggcctggGAGCCGAGAGGGACGCGAGTCCCCCGGGGTTGTGGTGGCGGCCCCAGGTCGCTCCGTGTCCTGGGCCTTCCCACGTGCGCGCCGCAAATCCGGCCACTCGGCGCCACCGGTGAGGCGCAGGACCCCCTCCTCCATTTGTACGGGGACGTCACGGGCCGCGCGCGCGGgggcccagggggcggggccgagccGCGCGCCTGCGCGCTGAGCCCAGCGAGCGTGAGGGcgggccgcggcggcggcggcggcggcagcggcggcagcaCCGCGGCCACAGAGTCTGCAACAGTAACCCAGCCATGGCTCGAGCTGGCCAGCGGCGCGGGCAGGCAGCAGCCGCGGAAGGCGCGCGGGCTGCGTCAGGGGAGCCGGGGACCTCACAATTCTAAGAAAGAGAGGGGCGAGAGGGGGCCAGGGGCGAGGAGGCTGGGGACACAGCGCTCAGCCAACGGTGAGGAtcctttttgaaaattaatattaaaaaaaagagagagaacgcAGAGGAAAAGGTGGGGGCAAGAGGGAAGGCGATTCATACAGAGAGGTTAGACAGAGCCCCACagtgagaggaaaaggaaggaagcaaggaaggcaACAGTCGCCGGCAGCCGATGTGAAGACCGGACTCCGTGCGCCCTTTGCCGCCTCTGTCCGGCCTCATCGATGTTGTGTCCGCCGCCCGCTCGCCCGGATCACGATGAATGCGCAGCTGACCATGGAGGCGATCGGCGAGCTGCACGGGGTGAGCCATGAACCAGTGCCCGCCCCTGCCGACCTGCTGGGTGGCAGTCCCCACGCGCGAAGCTCCGTGGCGCACCGCGGTAGCCACCTGCCCCCCGCGCACCCACGCTCCATGGGCATGGCGTCCCTGCtggacggcggcggcggcggcggcggcgaataccaccaccaccaccgggcCCCTGAGCACAGCCTGGCCGGCCCCCTTCACCCCACGATGACCATGGCCTGCGAGACTCCCCCAGGTATGAGCATGCCCACCACCTACACCACCTTGACTCCCCTGCAGCCGCTGCCGCCCATCTCCACCGTCTCGGACAAGTttccccaccatcaccaccaccaccaccaccatcaccaccaccacccgcaCCACCACCAGCGCCTGGCGGGCAACGTGAGCGGTAGCTTCACGCTCATGCGGGACGAGCGAGGGCTGGCCTCCATGAATAACCTCTATACCCCCTACCACAAGGACGTGGCTGGCATGGGCCAGAGCCTCTCGCCCCTCTCTGGTTCCGGTCTGGGCAGCATCCACAACTCCCAGCAAGGGCTCCCCCACTATGCTCACCCTGGCGCCGCCATGCCCACCGACAAGATGCTCACCCCCAACGGCTTCGAAGCCCACCACCCGGCCATGCTCGGCCGTCACGGGGAGCAGCACCTCACGCCCACCTCAGCCGGCATGGTTCCCATCAACGGCCTCCCTCCGCACCACCCCCACGCCCACCTGAACGCCCAGGGCCACGGGCAGCTCCTGGGCACAGCCCGGGAGCCCAACCCTTCCGTGACCGGAGCGCAGGTCAGCAATGGGAGTAATTCAGGACAAATGGAAGAGATCAATACCAAAGAGGTGGCACAGCGCATCACCACCGAGCTCAAGCGCTACAGCATCCCACAGGCCATCTTCGCTCAGAGGGTGCTCTGCCGCTCCCAGGGGACCCTCTCGGACCTGCTGCGCAACCCCAAACCCTGGAGCAAACTCAAGTCTGGCCGGGAGACGTTCCGGAGGATGTGGAAGTGGCTGCAGGAGCCGGAGTTCCAACGCATGTCTGCGCTCCGCTTAGCAGGTGAGCGCGTCAAGGAGTTGGGCGCGCGGGAATAGAGGGGATGGGGACGCCTAGGAACCGAAGGAGGGCGGGAAGAAGAGAGGACTGGGGCTCATcacccctcctcctttccccggGATGGTGTCCTTGGGCCTGGAAGAGCCGGTACGGGGCTCCAGGCAGCAGACCGCCTCCTCCAGGACTTGGTGCGTTGGGCTGTGGGAGGCCCTGAGGGCTGAGTGCTGCGGCCTCTGCGACTGCGGGGCGCGTTTGTGCTGGGAGACAGCGCGGGCAGCCCGCACTGCCCGAGGCGGAGAACACTCCCCTCACCTGGGGAGACACCGTCTGTGCGGCGCTTCTCGGTTGGACACTTGGGCTGGAGCTGCCTGCCAATGTTGATCTGAACTCGCTGCGGTAACCCCCCGTCCCGCACTAACTCTATAGGGGCGGGAGGGGCCCGCAGTCAGAGTTGGGGCAGAAGGTTCTACAGCCGCGAGGAGGTGGGTGTAAGCGGACTTGCAGCGGgctgtggaaggaagagggagacggGCGGTGCGGAGGTCCTGGTCAGCCCGGAGACAGCCTGCGCTGCTTACTCGCTTAGGACTTCTCATTTTCATTGTATTCCTTTGCATGATGTTTCGTCTACATCCCAATGCAGGGAAGGGCGGGGGTGTGGAAATGGCCCCCAGTCTGCGAGCAAAGGTCTCCCGGATCCGAAACCCCGAAGCGTTTCGGAGTTTGCCGGAAGGTCTCTGGCGGCGCTGCACGGACGCGGTGCCTAGCTCCCCTCGCCTCTTTCGACCAAGGTGAGGACGAGGCTCCGGCGGGCGGACTAGCCCAGGGACAGCTGAGCCCAGGCTGAAGGCACAGAGGAGTTCGTGCGGATTCTGCGACCTCCGAGGGCGGAGGACACGAGGGGAAGTAGAGCCACCGGTAGCCTTGGGCGGACTCGGTTTGATGAGACCCGGGCTGAGCTGAGTAACTCCTGGGTTCATCCCCTCACAACCCCCACTCCCACACCCAATTTTAGCCCCGGCGCCATGGCCTGAGTCCTGGCGAAGAGAAAGGTAAAAGCCGGTATGCGGGTTTGTTAATTAACTGATCGTTCTCCATTAATCCGTCCCTGGAGAACTAGAGACAGTCAATCCGCTCAGAGCCGGGGGCACTGAGCAGTTTCACAGACTAAAATCAAAGCCAGAGGccagagcccccctcccccacctcgtGCGGGCCAATGAGAAGCTAGAGGGAGGCAGGTGCTGGCGTGCCCGCGAGCCCGCGACTCCGGCCGGGAGGCGACTGCACAGCAATCTGCGGGTCTGGGCGCTTCTGGCCTGCCCTCCCGAGCGACCCGCTGGTTGAGCCTCAGCCCCGCGCTCCTGCGCTCCAAGCAAAGACCCCACGCAGGGAAGACAGGGGTggggagacaggaaggaagaggttgACAGGGTGCCCTCTAGGCTCCCGCGATTCCGCTCGCTAGCCTCGTGTGCTGCCACCGTatcgccctcccccgcccctccactGCCCCTGCGGCTGACTGCGACCTGAGAGCCGCTGAAGTTTCAGGGAGGGTGGAGAAACGGCTGCCCCACTCCCCGGCCGCTCCACTAATGCGGGTGCCTAAGGTGATCAGTGCCTTTTCACACGCCTGCGCCAGACTCCAGCCGGGCTTCGGGACCTTTTTCCTGGGCAGTACCCGCACAGGCCggcggagggggaggtgggggtggagggttggTGGAAAAGGAGGGGTGCCCCCGGGGAACCCgtcccccacccgccaccccgTGAAGGCGCTTGCGCGGGACTTCAATGACCCTTCCTCCCTCATTGCCTCCTGTTGCCGCCTGGAAGGACAGACTCTCGGGTTTTGTTCAGAGACGATCCCCGAGCCCTGGAAACCTGGTCTTGGGCCCTGTCCTGCGTGAGCGCCCTCTGATCTCCATGCCTGAGCGCCCCAGTGCTATTGAGGGGAAGTCGGAATACTGCGACTCGCACATGGGAGGCGCGGGCAGCGTGCTGGCTGAGGCTCATGGAGCCGAGGAGGCTATCGAGTGGGCGCCTGCCTGGTATACAGCAGCCGGTGCTGTGTCATTCGCCCCAGGCATGTggtcttttttggggggcgggggggttgccGGGGAGGTTGGAGACTCTGGTAGGACACACGTTTGAACCCCTAATCCCAAAGGGCCTCCGCATCCTAAGACCCGGATGGAGGGATGGAGCGTTGACcctttcatttccctttctttaGCTTAATTaacggggtggggagggctgggatACGGTCTGGTGCGGAGGGAACCGGGAATACCATGTTGCTGCAAAAACCACGATCTACTTTTAAGTCACTGAAGGACTATGAGGCGTTCTGTTAGCATtgttatttataaaaaacaaaagcgAGGCCGTTCCCTGAACCCTCTCGGTGATCTCGACTGGGCTTTGCAGGAGACATAGAATGGATTTCAGGGCATGTTGGTTGCAGCTGTGCAACACTGttgcctcctccccaccaccacttCCCAGGCACCCAGAAGCTCCTTGCAGCTGTGCTCACTGTTGCACTCAAAGACCCGTCAACCTAGTCCCCACCCCATGCGAGGCTGGGCCCACCGTGGTCGGTTCCATCGGTGGCAGGAGAGTGGTTTCTCTGTGCCCCTCCCTGTACCCTAGGCTCCCCGCAGTTTGCTGAGAGTCAAGCCCTCTACACGTGGCTACGTGTTTGGGGAGGTGCCTTCTCCTTAGGAAATTACATCTGCTGGTGGAAGACGGGAGGGAGACAGGAGGAAATTCTCACCAAATTAactaccttttaaaaatcaatatatgttCCCTCAATGCAATACTTGCTGCTGCCCCATTAAAGTGCAGCACAACCAGATTCGCACCGCTCCTCCtcccaggtgggggtgggaggtcttGGCTGTGCGGGTGGGTGTGTGCCCCGCCTCTGACGCGGGCGCCTATTAAGATGCGAGGAGATTAGTTTCCAATTAAAGATTCCAGAAGGCGTCCACCACACTAGGGGAGCTGCCAGCGCAGGAAGAGGCTGCAAAGCGCACCCGCCAGCTGGCgcagcacccgggacctgggaggCGAGGCCTGCAGGCCCAGGATTCGGGCAGGGGTGTGTGCTGGGCCACTCGGACCCTTTGGTACCTGGAGGCAAGGAAACCTCCAAATGCCACGGAGCCGGCTGGGTCTCCGGAACCGGACTGCGCCCCCTTCCTGTCCAGAATTTGTTCCAGAGTGACTTAAAaaagggcctggggaggaggagcggGATCTGGCCAGGAGGTGGCCATGAGAAAGTCTGGCCGGGGCCAACCTGGACTGTGTTTGCTGTAAGTGGCCTTGCAGCCTGGTTGATTGATAACAGGCCCCTGCGCAAGTTCATTTgctttttgttaatatttatccCCGCGGGTGACATTTCAACTGTCCCCTTGCTTCCTGGGGCCACAGGAGCCAAACAGGAGAGCCTGGGGCCAAGGTGCTGGCTCTGGGAACCCCACTTCCCCAATCCTCAAAGACTCCCGCTGGCCGGAGCCCGGAGAACAGCCGGGACTGGGTGTGGGGACACTGGAGCTGGGAGAGCGCCTGAGTCATAGAGTGGGAAGAGAAGGCGCCAAGTGAATTGGTTCCCTCACGCCCCAGGTCTCCCGCGCAGTGCAGCTGCTCGCAGCAAGCTGCGGCTGGAACAAAGGGCTggcggggtgcggccggtggcgGCTGGGCTCGAATCCCGTGAGGAGTGCCTCTTCCGAAGGCCGGGGAGGGCCTCCTCCCAGAGTGGCTGGGACTGGGCCAGTAGTCAGAGGGCGATtacccgcaccccacccccaggctcaaTGGTGGCCGGAGACCCCACACACACCAGCTCAGCAGGAAACCAAAAGGCCTTGCTCTTGGGAACAGTTAGCAGAAGGTTCTACGTTGAGCCTTTCTTGCAGCCCATGTCTAAACCCTCAAGGATATGAGACAAAAGTTTCCTCTTGCTGTCCCCACCAGGGAGCACAAACACCCCggtgaggagagaaaggagggagagggtagGAAGTGTGCACGTGGTTTGACTAGGGTCGGGGAGACCTGCTCTGGGGGCTTGAGGAGGCCTGATGGTTATTGTGTGGCGACTCAGGTGTCAGCTTATCGAGGATGGCCACCTGAGATAAGTAAACACCTCGGCCCGTTCAAAGGGTGACCGGCTGTCCTGCCAGCGGTGCAGCCCCGAGCCCCTTGGAATCCCCAGGGGGGTGATGGGTGGCCTGAGCGACCCgcctggcccagggctgctgTGGTCACTAGAGACCCAGCCCTGCCGTCGCTGCTTTGCAACCGGCAATTGGGACGGACTGTGCCATCCCATCGCAGGTTGTGTTTGTAGCCTCAGAGAGACTGAAAACCCAGGGCGCGACTTTATCTTCAAGCTTCCAGCCGTGGGCGCGCTCCCTTTGGGCTCGCCTTCCCTAGGTAGCAGCCGGGCTGTGCTTCGATAGCTGCGCGCGCCCCCTGCGGGCGGCGGGCCTGGCGCCCAGCAATCCTCCGTTGTTCAACCTGCTATGGAGCTGTCCCAGGGATTTCACAAACGGTAACTATTTTGAGAGCAAGAGGatgtggaggaggaagaaaaggatagCTAGTGAATCTGTCTTGGTCCCCAACAATGCTTTAATATTACCCCAGTGATGACACCACATTGCCATCCCATCCCCCAAAGTACACACCAACTCTAACCTATCCAAACAAGATGCGAGTCTGGATTTTCTAGCCGAATGATACTTTTGCGGGCATGTTTTTATTTGAGGAGCTCAGGGCCAGAGTAGAGAAGGTGACTCTGTGTCTGAAGAAGGAGGTTGGGGCTGAGGGCTGTAGGACCTGGAGGGCGGGTTAGCGGttcctttgttttattgtttccCCTTCCAGCTAACTGATGGAAGTTGGGAGGCTGCTCGGAGGCCTTGAGCTTGGAGGTCTTTGTTTGGTCCCTTGTTGAGTGGGTGAAAGGGCGTCTGCAGGCCCACCGGCCGGGAGCCTTGGTGCAGCGTCAGGACCCTGGACAGGGCCCTGCCTGCGTGCAGCCTGGTAGATCCAGTTTCTTGTCGCCCCTGGAAGGTGGCAGGGATGTCTTTGAAGAGACAGAGTGAGAAAAGGAAAACTAACAGCTAATATTCAGACGTTTGTGAGAGATCGTAAGAGCCCGCCAGAAATATACACCACCACAATCAAGTAATCGGAAAGATCAAACCTATTCTCGTCGATCAGGTGGTTGATCTTTACCTCCCTCTCTAGCAGCTTTCTGTGTGCGTCTGAGAGCACACCTGCTTATAAAATCGGAATTCGAGTCCCTATGGGTGTGACAGGGGTTGGATCATTAAGCTAAAACGTTCAATTCAGTCCCTTTGATCCATGCTGAGGAAAATCTATAGTCATCTCTAATCTATGAGGTCTTTAAAGAGGTGGTTACACGGGCTGTTTTGATGTCATCATTTCCACATTTGTGGTGAATTCAGCTAATCAAACAGACACTGCTACCCAAAGTTCTCAAAAGAAACAGTTCTTACAAAGTATATCGGTAAAATTTATTGTTGATTTCTGTGAAGGAAAGAAAATCCTGAAATCCGATGAAGGTAGGTAATTAGCAGGGAGGTTCTTGGTGTCTTGCTCCTCAGAATCCATAGTTAGAAGACTTGCCCTTCAAGTAACAGTGCTCAGTGGTTTTTGGTAAACTCCACATATTAGAATAAACACCAACTTAATGTTTAAATTAACCAAGAAGCCTTGTTGGATTGGGTGAGAAATGACTAGTTTCACTGCAGACCCTGTTAAAACAGTAGAATTTCCACTCTCTTGGTAAAATTGAAAAATCCCCTAGGGTAGCAACAGAAAGAGGGTCTTAATGAAATCATGGTAATTAGAGGGTAGATTTCTTATAATTCTGGATAAAAGCATTCAACAAGTATTCATTAAATACAATTTCATTATGTATCTATTTGAATAAGAAGAATAAACACATTTGGGAGGAGAAGAGCTATATTATTTCCACATGGAAAGAGTTCAGTAACAAGAAAAAGATTTATTTGTAATGTGAATAAATTTAGTGAACAATTATAAATTCCTGCCTCCTATCAATATATTTGTATAGGTTTTTACTTTCAACATGCGTATGTTAATACTAATGAAGCTTTATTTCCTCCTGAAATGATAGGATTGGGgtagataaccaatcacaagacaATCTGATTATTTTGATATGAACAAAGATTTGTGTTTTATCACAGTGTCTTGCTATAAAGTGATCACATTATATTTCCCCCAGGAGATATTATATTATCATAAAGTTGGAACAAATTATCTTCTAgaaattttcttctaatttagGTGAGACAATTTGATAACACAACAGCTGAACAGAACCAGACCCTGAAGTACAACCCATCAGATTTTCATGGCAATTGATAAGGAAGGTTATGTCTGCTGTGCACTTTCTGTTTGCCAGATACATGCTAGGCACAGAGATGTTCTCATTGAATATTCATTGTCTATGCCAGTGGCTCCCAAATTGTGCTAAGTATTGGAATTGCttagtgatctttaaaaaaaaatgattcctgGCTACAACCTTAGATAGTCTGTTTTAATTGCtatagggcagctgtgggcaaactacgtgggcccgtttgaaatgaataaaactaaaaaaaaaaaaaaaaaaaagaccgtacccttttatgtaatgaagtttactttgaatttttattagttcacacaaacactccatccatgcttttgttccggccctctggtccagtttaagaacccattgtggtcctcgagtcaaaaagtttgcccactcttGCTATAGGGCATGATCTGGGCATTGGGATTTTTAAGAGTTTGAGGTGATTTCAATGTGCAGCAAAATTTGGGGTCCACTAGTTTATGTGCTAGCTACCACACTTACCCTGTTTCTCTGTACAATGAGATTAAATAACTTACCCGAGGTAGCACAGCTGGAAATCACTGATGCATGGAACTCAGCCTTCCCAGCCATGGCCCAGAACCCTCTTACCCTCCTCCTTGTGCCTCTATTACTAGTACAGGTCCTCCAGGTCAATGGGCCTCGAGTGCAGAAATGTCTGATTCTCTGTCACAAACACCCAATCTAGAAAGTCTCTGCATAATAAAGGTCTTGAAGTTAAAGGGTGCGTCTTCTCTCTGGGACTCTCAATGAGAGTTACTTATGGAAACTGAGTATTTCCTTTTTACTCGGGACTTATCAGAGAGACTTTCTGTTGCTCTCTTTTGAAGAAGCAGCCAGAGGGAATGTAAGGCAGTAGCAGAGTTAGATGTGGAACCCAAGTCTCCCTGTCCGTTTGTTCACTTAAACAATTATTGATGGGCAAGACCCATCTCATTAGATGTGTTCTGTGGGTAGGACTGGCCCATTGGGACCCGTGCCTGGAGGAGGGCCCAGATGCCCAAACCTCCCATACTTTCAGGCATTGGTCTTCTGATCTGCACTTGCATAGCAATTACATTTCTTGGCTTCACATCAACGCCAGCCTTGCTATTCCAAAGCTTGCCTATTATTCATAGTTTAGGActctgctctaaaaaaataatgaattgacTAAAACTCTGTATATATGTTGGCAATCATCCAGAGGGCAACTTACAATTCCCATCAAATACTGTGTGTTTCCAGTTATCCATGTGTTTCTCATCTCCCTCTGCATATGCCATAGGGCACTCAGAATCGAGTTGCTGAAATCACTGCTTTCGTTTTCACATCTGGTGATGAGCTCATAGTCCCAAAGAGGGATTATCAAAGGAACACAATAAActatgtgcttttctctttctttcctgttGTCTTCTAAAACAGATCAGTGGgggaaatcaaataaataaaccagCGAAGCGCGCCACCTAGTGGCCCCCGTGCTCACTTCAGGTAAAGTGCGTGAGAGGAGTGGCTAACGCGATTCAAGTATTGATGGAGTCACAAAAATCGTTCATTAAGGCAATTTAATCTTTGCTATTAAATGTCCCTTCAATTCATTTGGGGTAATTAAGATGCAGTTAAAGTGATTAAATTCTAATTACTTATGCTAGACAAAGACATATTTGTCACACTAATGCGGTTAACTAAGGACTCAGAAAGAAAGTTAACATTTACTTCAAATGATGCAACTGGAAAAATTAGTTCCTCTTTTCATCATTAATCTAGTGAGCTGGGTGATTATGTAATGGCACTACAAGCTCATTAAATAGGGGAAGTGCTGATTAAAATGACTGCGAAGAGGAAAACCTGAACCAGGAGTACCTCAGTACCGTTTGCTCATCATTCCTCGCAAAGTTACTTGGTGTTCTTTCCCACCCCACAGCAATAAACAGCTACTGAGTTTTTTCCTGATGCTAAAAGAGGGATGGGCTCACAGAAATCTTTTATTGTCAGCCTATAGACATTGTTAAAccaaaagatatattaaaatagtaaataaattctTGGGGTAGGGATGAGTAAGGGAAGTGTGTCTGTCTGCATTGGAGGGTGGGTCGTTCCTGAGTTAAAATGTCCACTGCAGGCTTCCGAACCACATTCCCTCACACAAACGCCCTTGCTAGTAAGCagtccttccccccctccctagTTCCACTTTACTGCCTTTGATGCCTGGAGACAGATTCCTTTGCACAGGATCACGCTCTGTTTAATTATTAGGTGCACTCAGCTGCAAATTGGTCCCTCTTCAGTGTTTTTCTGCACTCACATGTAAAGCCATGTGAGATGAGACTATGAGCCGTCAAGTTACTGAGACTATTTTGCCATAATGTGCACATAGTTCCCAGCCTCTTGCCATAGCTTAATTATGGGTGCTCAGAAGAGTGGGGTGAATTGAAACTTATTCAATTTGAAGCTTGCCTTCCTTACAAAACGGCTTCTTAAGGCAGTGCCTAGCATT containing:
- the ONECUT1 gene encoding hepatocyte nuclear factor 6 — protein: MNAQLTMEAIGELHGVSHEPVPAPADLLGGSPHARSSVAHRGSHLPPAHPRSMGMASLLDGGGGGGGEYHHHHRAPEHSLAGPLHPTMTMACETPPGMSMPTTYTTLTPLQPLPPISTVSDKFPHHHHHHHHHHHHHPHHHQRLAGNVSGSFTLMRDERGLASMNNLYTPYHKDVAGMGQSLSPLSGSGLGSIHNSQQGLPHYAHPGAAMPTDKMLTPNGFEAHHPAMLGRHGEQHLTPTSAGMVPINGLPPHHPHAHLNAQGHGQLLGTAREPNPSVTGAQVSNGSNSGQMEEINTKEVAQRITTELKRYSIPQAIFAQRVLCRSQGTLSDLLRNPKPWSKLKSGRETFRRMWKWLQEPEFQRMSALRLAACKRKEQEHGKDRGNTPKKPRLVFTDVQRRTLHAIFKENKRPSKELQITISQQLGLELSTVSNFFMNARRRSLDKWQDEGSSNSGSSSSSSTCTKA